Proteins encoded within one genomic window of Prauserella marina:
- the nuoF gene encoding NADH-quinone oxidoreductase subunit NuoF produces the protein MSADPVTPVLTKRWLSPQSWRLSTYEKLEGYTAFRKALAGTPEQLVQLVKDSGLRGRGGAGFPAGVKWSFMPPNEDKPHYLVINADEGEPGTCKDIPLMMADPHSLIEGCIIAAYAMRSHHCFIYVRGEALHCIRRLNAAVKEAYEAGYLGKNILGSGFDLDMTIHAGAGAYICGEETALLDSLEGRRGQPRLKPPFPAAAGLYAAPTTVNNVETIASVPYIINGGADWFRAMGREKSPGPKIFSISGHVERPGQYEAPLGTTLRELLELCGGMKDGIPLKFWTPGGSSTPLFTAEHLDVPLDFEGAAEAGSMLGTTAVQVFNETVSVPWAVMKWTQFYEHESCGKCTPCREGTYWLAQILERMVEGNGTEEDIDTLLDVCDNILGRSFCALGDGAVSPITSGIKYFKAEFLALCEKNRADKPELVGAQAS, from the coding sequence ATGAGCGCGGATCCGGTCACCCCGGTACTCACGAAGCGGTGGTTGTCGCCGCAGTCGTGGCGGCTGTCGACCTACGAGAAGCTGGAGGGCTACACGGCTTTCCGCAAGGCGCTCGCCGGAACGCCCGAGCAGCTGGTGCAGCTCGTCAAGGATTCGGGCCTGCGGGGAAGGGGCGGTGCCGGTTTCCCCGCGGGCGTGAAGTGGTCGTTCATGCCGCCCAACGAGGACAAGCCGCACTACCTGGTGATCAACGCCGATGAGGGCGAGCCGGGGACCTGCAAGGACATCCCGCTGATGATGGCCGATCCGCATTCGCTGATCGAGGGCTGCATCATCGCGGCGTACGCGATGCGTTCCCACCATTGCTTCATCTACGTGCGCGGCGAGGCGCTGCACTGCATCCGCAGGTTGAACGCGGCCGTCAAGGAAGCCTACGAAGCCGGATACCTCGGCAAGAACATCCTCGGCTCCGGTTTCGACCTCGACATGACGATCCACGCCGGTGCGGGTGCCTACATCTGTGGCGAGGAGACGGCACTGCTCGACTCGCTTGAGGGCAGGAGGGGGCAGCCGAGGCTGAAGCCACCGTTCCCCGCGGCGGCGGGGTTGTACGCGGCGCCGACGACGGTGAACAACGTCGAGACCATCGCGAGCGTTCCCTACATCATCAACGGCGGCGCCGACTGGTTCAGGGCGATGGGCAGGGAGAAGTCGCCAGGCCCGAAGATCTTCTCGATCTCGGGGCACGTCGAGCGGCCTGGCCAGTACGAGGCCCCGCTGGGCACGACGCTTCGGGAGTTGCTCGAACTGTGCGGCGGAATGAAGGACGGCATTCCGCTGAAGTTCTGGACTCCCGGCGGTTCCTCGACCCCGTTGTTCACGGCTGAACACCTCGACGTCCCGCTGGACTTCGAGGGCGCTGCCGAGGCCGGTTCGATGCTGGGCACCACTGCCGTGCAGGTCTTCAACGAGACCGTTTCGGTCCCGTGGGCCGTCATGAAGTGGACCCAGTTCTACGAGCACGAGTCGTGTGGCAAGTGCACGCCGTGCAGGGAAGGGACCTACTGGCTGGCCCAGATCCTCGAACGCATGGTCGAGGGAAATGGCACCGAGGAAGACATCGACACCTTGCTCGACGTCTGCGACAACATTCTCGGCCGCTCGTTCTGCGCGCTCGGCGACGGCGCGGTAAGCCCGATCACCAGTGGCATCAAGTATTTCAAGGCCGAGTTCCTCGCGTTGTGTGAGAAGAACAGGGCGGACAAGCCCGAACTTGTGGGAGCGCAGGCATCATGA
- a CDS encoding NADH-quinone oxidoreductase subunit D produces MTTSDRLADATTGTDTSPEGSASAQYAEHRETTEGRVYTVSGGDWDDVLSDATHDERMVINMGPQHPSTHGVLRLVLEMEGETVTQLRSVIGYLHTGIEKNCEYRTWTQGVTFVTRMDYLAPLSNEMGYCLAVEKLLGIEVPRRAQLLRVLLLELNRIASHFVYIATGGMELGATTAMTLGFREREEVLHLLEHLTGLRMNHAFIRPGGLAQDMPEDFHQAVTAFCKVMDERLPLYDKLFTGQPIWRNRLKDVGYLPVDACLALGITGPVLRSAGLPWDLRKVEPYSSYEEFDFDVPTSTDADCWARYLIRVEEMHQSLRIVRQVLKKLEPGPVMVEDKKVAWPAQLSISSDGMGNSLDHVRKIMGQSMESLIHHFKLVTEGFHVPPGQVYVPVESPRGELGFHLVSGGGTRPLRVHVREPSFVNLQSMPAMSEGGLVADVIAAVASIDPVMGGVDR; encoded by the coding sequence ATGACAACGAGCGATCGCCTCGCGGACGCGACGACCGGGACGGACACCTCGCCCGAAGGCTCGGCCAGCGCGCAGTACGCGGAGCACAGGGAAACGACGGAAGGCCGGGTCTACACCGTCAGCGGTGGCGACTGGGACGACGTCCTCTCCGATGCCACGCACGACGAGCGCATGGTCATCAACATGGGTCCACAGCACCCTTCGACCCACGGCGTGCTCAGGCTTGTGCTGGAGATGGAGGGTGAGACGGTCACCCAACTCCGGTCGGTCATCGGTTACCTGCACACCGGTATCGAGAAGAACTGCGAGTACCGGACCTGGACTCAGGGCGTCACGTTCGTGACGCGCATGGACTACCTCGCCCCGCTCTCCAACGAGATGGGCTACTGCCTCGCTGTCGAGAAGTTGCTCGGCATCGAGGTTCCGCGCAGGGCACAGCTCCTGCGGGTGTTGTTGCTCGAACTGAACCGCATCGCCTCGCACTTCGTCTACATCGCCACCGGCGGAATGGAACTCGGCGCGACCACCGCGATGACGCTCGGCTTCCGCGAGCGTGAAGAGGTTCTTCACCTGCTCGAACACCTCACCGGGCTCCGTATGAACCACGCGTTCATCAGGCCGGGCGGGCTCGCGCAGGACATGCCGGAGGACTTCCACCAGGCCGTCACCGCGTTCTGCAAGGTGATGGACGAGCGGCTTCCCTTGTACGACAAGCTGTTCACCGGTCAGCCGATCTGGCGCAACCGGCTCAAGGACGTCGGCTACCTCCCCGTCGACGCGTGTCTCGCGCTCGGTATCACCGGTCCGGTACTTCGTTCGGCAGGGCTTCCGTGGGATCTGCGCAAGGTCGAGCCGTACTCGTCCTATGAGGAGTTCGACTTCGACGTTCCGACCTCGACCGACGCCGACTGCTGGGCTCGCTACCTCATCAGGGTCGAGGAGATGCACCAGTCGCTGCGCATCGTGAGGCAGGTGCTGAAGAAGCTCGAACCCGGCCCCGTGATGGTCGAGGACAAGAAGGTCGCCTGGCCCGCTCAGCTCTCGATCTCCAGTGACGGCATGGGCAACTCGCTCGACCACGTCCGCAAGATCATGGGCCAGTCGATGGAATCGCTCATCCATCACTTCAAGCTGGTCACGGAAGGCTTCCACGTCCCACCGGGACAGGTGTACGTGCCCGTCGAATCCCCGAGGGGCGAACTGGGCTTCCACCTCGTCTCCGGCGGTGGGACAAGGCCGTTGCGCGTGCACGTCAGGGAACCGAGTTTCGTGAACCTGCAATCAATGCCGGCGATGTCGGAGGGTGGTCTCGTCGCCGACGTGATCGCCGCGGTCGCCTCGATCGACCCTGTGATGGGGGGAGTGGACCGTTGA
- a CDS encoding NuoB/complex I 20 kDa subunit family protein translates to MGLEEKLPNGILLAKLEGVVNWARKNSLWPATFGLACCAIEMMTTGGSRYDIARFGMERFSATPRQADLMIVAGRVTQKMAPVLRQIYDQMAEPRWVLAMGVCASSGGMFNNYAVVQGVDHIVPVDMYLPGCPPRPEMLLDAILKLHAKIQDEPMGPRRAAIRAASGERTPMIPSSIKYAKK, encoded by the coding sequence ATGGGTCTCGAAGAGAAGCTCCCCAACGGAATCCTGCTGGCCAAGCTCGAAGGCGTGGTCAACTGGGCGAGGAAGAACTCGCTGTGGCCCGCGACGTTCGGGCTCGCCTGTTGCGCCATCGAGATGATGACGACCGGCGGATCCCGCTACGACATCGCGCGGTTCGGCATGGAGCGGTTCAGCGCGACACCACGCCAGGCTGATCTCATGATCGTCGCGGGCAGGGTCACTCAGAAGATGGCGCCCGTGCTCAGGCAGATCTACGACCAGATGGCCGAGCCGCGCTGGGTGCTCGCGATGGGTGTCTGTGCCTCCTCCGGCGGCATGTTCAACAACTACGCCGTCGTGCAGGGTGTCGACCACATCGTCCCGGTCGACATGTACCTGCCGGGCTGTCCGCCGAGGCCGGAGATGTTGCTCGACGCGATTCTCAAGCTCCACGCCAAGATCCAGGACGAGCCGATGGGTCCGCGCAGGGCGGCCATCCGGGCGGCGAGCGGTGAGCGCACGCCGATGATCCCGTCGTCGATCAAGTACGCGAAGAAGTGA
- a CDS encoding M1 family metallopeptidase, producing the protein MRLHTRAGYGAVATGLATVLLATSASAANGPGAPGAGDPYYPGAGNGGYDVAHYDIRLTYHPETDRLAGTTTILATTTQELTRFNLDFGLNVESVRVNNAPARFEKDDADVSELVVTPRQPLRKNQFVTVVVKYADTPSEVSIDGFTAWKKTPTGALAVDQPSIAEWWFPSNDHPTDKATYDVSVEVPDDVSALSNGTLVRKTQQRQGWTRWNWRSTEPQATYLAFLAVGDFEVLESTTPSGQPFITAYDPSLGASLPAAKASIERSPEMVEFLEGFFGPYPFEAQGGIATNGLGFALENQTRSVYDGAFFRSGTNMSVVAHENAHQWFGDSVALGAWSDIWLNEGFASYSEYLWSEYAGEGTADELAQYIYDSFPADDEFWQVLPGDPGADNQFHAAVYDRGALAVHALRKAVGDETFFTILRTWLEEKKDGHGTIPEFIALAEKLSGQQLDDVFETWLFTAGKPLEGPNGAVTARSGPVEQPESYPMIRHTHELLAAGH; encoded by the coding sequence ATGCGGCTTCACACCCGCGCCGGATACGGCGCCGTCGCGACGGGTCTCGCGACCGTTCTGCTGGCAACCTCCGCGAGCGCGGCCAACGGGCCAGGCGCTCCCGGTGCCGGCGATCCGTACTACCCGGGAGCGGGCAACGGCGGTTACGACGTTGCCCACTACGACATCCGCCTCACCTACCACCCCGAAACCGACCGGCTCGCGGGTACGACGACCATCCTCGCGACGACGACACAGGAGCTGACGCGCTTCAACCTCGACTTCGGGCTGAACGTCGAATCCGTTCGCGTCAACAACGCGCCCGCCAGGTTCGAGAAGGACGACGCCGACGTCAGCGAACTCGTCGTCACCCCGCGCCAACCGTTGCGGAAGAACCAGTTCGTCACCGTCGTCGTCAAGTACGCCGACACGCCTTCCGAGGTGAGTATCGACGGCTTCACGGCGTGGAAGAAGACACCGACCGGCGCGCTCGCCGTCGATCAGCCGAGCATCGCCGAATGGTGGTTCCCCTCCAACGATCACCCCACCGACAAGGCGACCTACGACGTGTCCGTCGAGGTACCCGACGACGTTTCCGCGCTGTCCAACGGAACTCTCGTGCGCAAGACCCAACAGCGACAGGGCTGGACGCGATGGAACTGGCGAAGCACCGAGCCACAGGCCACCTATCTCGCGTTCCTCGCGGTGGGCGACTTCGAGGTGCTTGAGTCGACCACCCCGTCCGGGCAGCCGTTCATCACCGCGTACGACCCTTCGCTCGGCGCGAGCCTTCCCGCCGCGAAGGCGAGCATCGAACGGTCGCCGGAGATGGTCGAATTCCTCGAAGGGTTCTTCGGTCCCTACCCGTTCGAAGCGCAGGGCGGGATCGCGACGAACGGGCTCGGCTTCGCGCTGGAGAACCAGACGAGGTCGGTCTACGACGGGGCGTTCTTCCGGTCCGGCACCAACATGTCCGTCGTCGCGCACGAGAACGCACACCAGTGGTTCGGTGATTCGGTCGCGCTCGGCGCGTGGAGCGATATCTGGCTCAACGAGGGCTTCGCCAGCTACTCCGAGTACCTGTGGTCGGAATACGCGGGCGAGGGCACAGCCGACGAACTCGCCCAATACATCTACGACTCGTTCCCGGCCGACGACGAGTTCTGGCAGGTCCTTCCCGGCGATCCCGGCGCGGACAACCAGTTCCACGCGGCCGTCTACGACAGGGGTGCGCTCGCCGTGCACGCCCTGCGCAAGGCCGTCGGCGACGAGACTTTCTTCACCATCCTGCGCACCTGGCTTGAGGAGAAGAAGGACGGCCACGGCACGATCCCCGAGTTCATCGCGCTGGCGGAGAAACTGTCGGGGCAGCAGCTCGACGACGTCTTCGAAACGTGGTTGTTCACGGCTGGCAAACCCTTGGAGGGACCCAACGGCGCGGTGACCGCACGTAGTGGTCCGGTGGAACAACCCGAGTCGTACCCGATGATCCGGCACACGCACGAACTGCTCGCGGCCGGGCACTGA
- a CDS encoding geranylgeranyl reductase family protein, producing the protein MTQDAEVIVVGAGPAGSTAATYLARAGVDVLLLEKSTFPRDKVCGDGLTPRGVKQLIDLGIDTSESDGWMHSRGLRILTGELTLELDWPDLTSYPPYGVARTRHDFDDVLAKAAVKSGARMLERTTVTGAITDERTGRVVGVTGKSGEDRRPVSFRAPLVLACDGVSARLALSIGIEKNEKRPLGVAVRRYYRSPRHDERYIEGHLELWDRADPRNPKLLPGYGWAFPLGDGTVNVGLGMLSTSSSFRSIDYRALLRSWLDSTPEEWGYREENAVGKIGGAGLPMGFNRTPHYRDGLLLLGDAGGMVSPFNGEGISAAMESAQLAAEHVLQALARPEGPSRERALNGYPRALADLMGGYYRLGNIFAKAIGKPKVMRAATKYGLRVNALIPLVYKGLSGCYDAKGGDGVDRVISLLAKAAPSA; encoded by the coding sequence ATGACTCAGGATGCCGAGGTCATCGTCGTTGGCGCAGGCCCAGCAGGTTCGACGGCCGCGACGTACCTCGCCCGTGCGGGCGTCGACGTTCTGTTGCTGGAGAAGAGCACGTTCCCTCGCGACAAGGTGTGCGGTGACGGACTGACCCCACGCGGCGTCAAGCAGCTCATCGATCTCGGCATCGACACGAGTGAGTCCGACGGCTGGATGCACAGCAGGGGACTTCGGATTCTCACCGGCGAGCTGACCCTCGAACTGGACTGGCCGGACCTCACCAGCTACCCGCCCTATGGGGTGGCCAGAACCAGGCACGACTTCGACGACGTGCTGGCGAAAGCCGCCGTCAAGTCCGGTGCAAGGATGCTCGAACGCACAACGGTCACCGGCGCCATCACCGATGAGCGAACGGGAAGGGTCGTCGGCGTCACCGGCAAGTCGGGGGAAGACCGCCGTCCCGTCAGTTTCCGCGCTCCGCTGGTGCTCGCGTGTGACGGTGTTTCCGCGCGGCTGGCCCTCTCGATCGGCATCGAGAAGAACGAGAAGCGACCGCTCGGCGTCGCGGTGCGGCGCTATTACCGCAGTCCCCGGCACGACGAGCGCTACATCGAGGGCCACCTCGAACTCTGGGACAGGGCGGATCCGAGGAATCCGAAGCTGCTTCCCGGCTATGGCTGGGCTTTCCCACTGGGTGACGGGACCGTCAACGTTGGGCTGGGAATGCTGTCGACGTCGTCGTCCTTCCGCAGCATCGACTACCGTGCCCTGCTGCGGTCGTGGCTCGACTCCACCCCCGAGGAATGGGGCTACCGCGAGGAGAACGCGGTCGGCAAGATCGGCGGCGCCGGCTTGCCGATGGGCTTCAACCGGACTCCCCATTACCGCGATGGCCTGCTGTTGCTCGGTGACGCGGGAGGCATGGTCAGCCCGTTCAACGGCGAGGGCATTTCGGCGGCCATGGAATCCGCTCAACTCGCCGCCGAACACGTGTTGCAGGCGTTGGCACGGCCAGAAGGGCCGTCGAGGGAACGGGCGCTCAACGGCTACCCTCGCGCACTCGCCGACCTGATGGGCGGCTACTACCGGCTCGGCAACATCTTCGCGAAAGCCATCGGCAAGCCGAAGGTCATGCGCGCGGCGACGAAGTACGGACTCAGGGTCAATGCCCTGATTCCTCTTGTCTACAAGGGGCTTTCCGGCTGCTACGACGCCAAGGGCGGCGACGGGGTCGACCGGGTCATCTCACTGCTCGCCAAGGCCGCGCCCAGCGCTTGA
- a CDS encoding DUF3592 domain-containing protein: protein MGFGAILAVAVVITLLGVTLVFAALRNDQAISAHLGTANAQVDQVLFDRTIIRFETPDGVAHSPENGVLYPGGLSAGQLIRIEYDTTDPELAKVAGRTWLLTLLPVGSTVLIMWLIAGPLLWWLRSKLRAERRASPVAAEAEAPTP from the coding sequence ATCGGTTTCGGTGCGATTCTCGCCGTCGCGGTGGTCATCACGTTGCTCGGTGTGACGCTCGTGTTCGCGGCGTTGCGTAACGACCAGGCCATTTCGGCGCATCTCGGCACCGCCAACGCACAGGTCGACCAGGTGTTGTTCGACAGGACGATCATCAGGTTCGAGACGCCCGACGGTGTCGCGCACAGTCCGGAGAACGGCGTGCTCTATCCGGGTGGGCTGAGCGCGGGCCAGCTCATCAGGATCGAGTACGACACCACGGATCCAGAGCTGGCGAAGGTCGCGGGCCGGACCTGGTTGCTGACCTTGTTGCCGGTCGGCAGCACGGTGCTCATCATGTGGCTCATCGCGGGCCCGTTGCTGTGGTGGTTGCGGAGCAAGCTGCGTGCCGAGCGCCGAGCGTCGCCCGTGGCGGCGGAAGCCGAAGCCCCGACCCCCTGA
- a CDS encoding NADH-quinone oxidoreductase subunit C, with protein sequence MGMPDEKPETGGEQSSAERAETGIEPRGAEPARPARPVVAGSERKGMFGVSGSGDTSGYGGLRLPAYSPPPAERPYGGWFDDFADEFFAALADNGVPADSILQVTVDRGEITFYVAREHLVAVCRTLRDDKGLHFELCASVSGVDYGVDVPQRLHSVYHLASMTYRRRIRLEVTLDVDDPHVPSIVDVYPTADWQEREAWDMFGIIYDGHPALTRILMPDDWDGHPQRKDYPLGGIPVEYKGAEIPPPDTRRSYS encoded by the coding sequence ATGGGCATGCCTGACGAGAAGCCAGAAACCGGCGGCGAGCAGTCCAGCGCGGAGCGGGCGGAGACCGGCATCGAGCCACGCGGCGCCGAACCCGCGAGGCCGGCGCGGCCGGTCGTCGCGGGCAGCGAGCGCAAGGGCATGTTCGGTGTTTCCGGGTCCGGGGACACCTCCGGTTACGGCGGGCTTCGGCTTCCCGCCTACTCGCCGCCGCCTGCCGAACGTCCCTATGGCGGCTGGTTCGACGACTTCGCTGACGAATTCTTCGCGGCGCTGGCCGACAACGGCGTCCCGGCGGACTCGATTCTCCAGGTCACCGTCGACCGAGGAGAGATCACCTTCTACGTCGCTCGCGAGCACCTCGTCGCCGTGTGCAGGACCCTCCGCGACGACAAGGGCCTTCACTTCGAGCTGTGCGCCTCGGTGTCCGGTGTGGACTACGGGGTCGACGTCCCTCAGCGGCTGCACTCCGTCTATCACCTGGCTTCGATGACCTACCGGAGGCGGATCCGGCTTGAGGTCACCCTCGACGTCGACGACCCGCACGTTCCGTCCATTGTGGATGTCTATCCCACGGCGGACTGGCAAGAGCGGGAAGCCTGGGACATGTTCGGGATCATCTACGACGGTCATCCCGCGCTGACCCGAATTCTGATGCCCGACGACTGGGACGGTCACCCGCAGCGCAAGGACTACCCGCTCGGCGGAATCCCCGTTGAGTACAAGGGCGCGGAGATCCCGCCGCCCGACACGCGAAGGTCGTACTCATGA
- a CDS encoding NADH-quinone oxidoreductase subunit A, producing MNSSGAPVVLAQESVGAGLGVYLPLVLIFVLALAFATFSVLLGPLVGPSRYNKAKLSAYECGIEPSPQPLVGAGRMPVAYYVTAMLFILFDIEMVFLFPYAVSADALGLWGVFAVALFIGTFFIADAYVWRRGGLDWN from the coding sequence GTGAACTCCTCAGGAGCCCCGGTGGTACTGGCACAGGAGAGCGTGGGGGCGGGCCTTGGCGTCTACCTCCCGCTTGTGTTGATCTTCGTTCTGGCGCTCGCCTTTGCGACCTTCTCCGTGCTGCTCGGGCCCCTCGTCGGACCGAGCAGGTACAACAAGGCGAAGCTCTCGGCATACGAGTGCGGCATCGAACCGTCACCGCAGCCGCTCGTCGGCGCGGGCAGGATGCCGGTCGCCTACTACGTCACCGCGATGCTGTTCATCTTGTTCGACATCGAGATGGTGTTCCTCTTCCCCTACGCGGTCTCGGCTGACGCGCTCGGCCTGTGGGGGGTCTTCGCGGTCGCCTTGTTCATCGGGACGTTCTTCATTGCCGACGCCTACGTGTGGCGGCGCGGCGGGCTGGATTGGAACTAG
- a CDS encoding demethylmenaquinone methyltransferase, giving the protein MSRASLDKDPREVAAMFDGVAAGYDRANSVMTFGFDRRWRIITARVLDAREGEKVLDLAAGTGVSTKEYARNGAWCVAADFSLGMLKSGLDRGVPMVAADALRLPFADNSFDAATISFGIRNFVDTKAALVEIARVVRPGGRLVVCEVSTPTFPPIRFLYRKVVLRAMTWLGRRASSNPEAYGYLAESMLTWPDQRGLGEIIAAAGWTSVEWMNLTFGVVAIHRARKPEATD; this is encoded by the coding sequence ATGTCCCGAGCGAGCCTGGATAAGGATCCTCGCGAGGTCGCTGCCATGTTCGACGGAGTCGCGGCGGGCTACGACCGCGCGAACTCGGTGATGACCTTCGGTTTCGACCGCCGTTGGCGCATCATCACGGCGAGGGTGCTCGACGCTCGTGAGGGAGAGAAGGTGCTCGACCTCGCGGCGGGCACCGGAGTCTCCACGAAGGAATACGCCCGCAACGGCGCCTGGTGCGTCGCGGCCGATTTCTCACTTGGCATGTTGAAGAGCGGGCTCGACCGCGGGGTGCCGATGGTCGCTGCCGACGCGTTGCGGTTGCCCTTTGCCGACAACAGTTTCGACGCGGCGACGATCTCTTTCGGCATCCGCAACTTCGTGGACACGAAGGCCGCTCTCGTCGAGATCGCCAGGGTGGTCAGGCCAGGTGGCCGGCTTGTGGTGTGCGAGGTGTCGACGCCGACGTTCCCGCCGATCAGGTTCCTTTACCGCAAGGTCGTGCTGCGGGCCATGACCTGGCTCGGCCGCAGGGCTTCGTCCAACCCCGAGGCATACGGGTACCTGGCTGAGTCCATGCTCACCTGGCCCGATCAGCGCGGGCTCGGCGAGATCATCGCCGCCGCGGGCTGGACCAGCGTCGAGTGGATGAACCTCACGTTCGGTGTCGTCGCCATCCACAGGGCGAGGAAACCCGAAGCGACCGACTGA
- the nuoE gene encoding NADH-quinone oxidoreductase subunit NuoE, protein MSAQQEPFDADIVAKARELADRYPQSRSALLPMLHLVQSVQGYVSQEGIAFCAEQLGLSEAEVSAVATFYTMYKRKPCGEHLVSVCTNTLCAALGGDAIYRKLGEHLGEDGKPLGHEETAGTPGERGSVTIEHAECLAACDLAPVLQVNYEYYDNQTPESAVELVDALRRGEKPAPTRGAPLSDFKSVERQLAGFFPEEEDVFRADVDGPSQAVETLRGAQLAADRGWTAPAMADNVPLPELEAK, encoded by the coding sequence TTGAGTGCCCAGCAGGAGCCGTTCGACGCCGACATCGTGGCGAAAGCGCGCGAATTGGCGGACCGGTACCCGCAGTCGAGGTCGGCCTTGCTCCCGATGCTGCACCTCGTGCAGTCGGTGCAGGGTTACGTGAGCCAGGAAGGCATCGCCTTCTGCGCGGAGCAGCTCGGCCTTTCCGAGGCCGAGGTGAGCGCGGTGGCCACCTTCTACACGATGTACAAGCGCAAGCCGTGCGGTGAGCACCTTGTGAGTGTGTGCACCAACACCCTGTGTGCCGCGCTCGGCGGCGACGCGATCTACCGCAAGCTCGGTGAACACCTCGGCGAGGACGGAAAGCCGCTCGGTCACGAGGAAACCGCGGGAACGCCCGGCGAACGGGGCTCGGTCACGATCGAGCACGCCGAGTGTCTTGCCGCTTGCGACCTCGCGCCGGTGTTGCAGGTGAACTACGAGTACTACGACAACCAGACGCCGGAGTCGGCCGTCGAACTCGTCGATGCGTTGCGGCGCGGGGAAAAGCCCGCGCCGACCCGGGGCGCGCCGCTTTCCGATTTCAAGTCGGTCGAACGTCAGCTCGCCGGGTTCTTCCCCGAGGAGGAGGACGTGTTCAGGGCTGACGTCGACGGACCTTCCCAGGCCGTGGAGACCCTGCGGGGCGCGCAGTTGGCCGCGGATCGCGGCTGGACGGCTCCCGCCATGGCGGACAACGTCCCCCTGCCGGAACTGGAGGCGAAATGA